The following proteins are co-located in the Camelina sativa cultivar DH55 chromosome 12, Cs, whole genome shotgun sequence genome:
- the LOC104733618 gene encoding uncharacterized protein At4g04775-like, translated as MSKLSTVSTGSSSSRARGIVFDVPKRCWCGEAVVAFISKSDLNPYRRYYRCSFATKNKWVDEALLNEVDALATKNARLEQQLKELRKERLEFEKIEKEVLEKVEDGLGEAKS; from the exons ATGAGCAAGTTATCAACAGTGTCGACCGGATCATCCAGTTCTCGTGCGAGAGGAATAGTGTTCGATGTGCcaaagagatgttggtgtggGGAAGCAGTTGTAGCTTTTATCTCGAAATCTGATCTCAATCCTTACCGGAGATACTACCGTTGTAGTTTTGCTACAAAAAATAAG TGGGTCGATGAAGCTTTGCTAAATGAGGTAGATGCATTGGCTACGAAGAATGCTAGACTTGAGCAACAGCTGAAAGAGCTTAGGAAAGAGAGGTTGGAGTTTGAGAAGATAGAGAAGGAGGTCTTGGAGAAGGTTGAAGATGGTTTAGGTGAAGCCAAATCATGa
- the LOC104732066 gene encoding LOW QUALITY PROTEIN: cytochrome b561 and DOMON domain-containing protein At3g59070-like (The sequence of the model RefSeq protein was modified relative to this genomic sequence to represent the inferred CDS: substituted 1 base at 1 genomic stop codon): MSLFXRAALVVLCCMFVLTPSFTTAATVQGLHARCESHSFKNGKTFSSCTDLPVLDSFLHFSYARETGALEVAYRHANLESSSWIAWAINPTKKGMLGAQAIVAYRNSTSGVMRAYTSSINSYAPRLQESPLSIQVTQVSAEYIDREMTIYANLLLSPNTTVVNHLWQDGPLKEGDTLGMHAMSGDHLKSMASLDLLSGQVTSTKSVNGNMLLVKQIHGVVNAVSWGILMPIGVMAARYMKTYEILDPTWFYVHIICQTTGYFAGLIGGLGTAIYMAKHTGMRTTAHTVIGLLLFALGFLQILALKARPGKDHRFRKYWNWYHHTVGYIVVILSAYNIYKGLSILRPGSGWKIAYTTIICAIATFAIVMEILQFKKRWGSLFCKKEKGVKADPTNSIDVV; this comes from the coding sequence atgtcttTGTTTTGAAGAGCCGCTTTAGTCGTTTTGTGTTGCATGTTTGTGTTGACTCCATCTTTTACTACAGCAGCAACAGTACAAGGACTTCATGCTAGATGTGAATCTCACAGCTTCAAAAACGGAAAAACCTTTAGCTCCTGCACGGATCTTCCGGTGTTAGACTCGTTTCTACACTTCAGCTATGCTCGAGAAACCGGAGCTCTTGAAGTTGCTTACCGTCACGCCAATCTAGAGTCTTCTAGTTGGATCGCTTGGGCCATTAACCCGACGAAAAAAGGCATGCTAGGTGCTCAAGCTATTGTGGCTTACCGTAACTCAACTTCTGGCGTTATGCGTGCATATACTTCCTCCATTAATAGCTACGCTCCTAGGCTTCAAGAATCTCCTCTTAGCATCCAAGTGACACAAGTATCTGCTGAATATATTGATAGGGAGATGACGATATATGCAAATTTATTGTTGTCTCCTAACACAACCGTCGTGAATCACTTATGGCAAGATGGCCCGTTGAAGGAAGGAGATACACTTGGAATGCACGCAATGAGTGGAGATCATCTCAAATCTATGGCTTCTTTGGATTTGCTTTCCGGACAAGTCACATCCACAAAATCAGTTAACGGAAACATGTTGTTGGTAAAACAAATCCATGGAGTTGTAAATGCAGTGAGTTGGGGAATTCTCATGCCAATTGGTGTTATGGCCGCAAGATATATGAAGACATACGAAATATTAGATCCTACATGGTTCTATGTGCACATAATTTGTCAAACCACCGGTTATTTTGCTGGTTTAATTGGAGGATTAGGAACAGCAATATACATGGCGAAACATACCGGGATGAGAACTACAGCGCATACAGTGATTGGGTTGCTTCTTTTTGCTTTAGGGTTTTTACAGATACTTGCACTTAAAGCAAGACCAGGCAAGGATCATAGGTTCCGAAAATATTGGAACTGGTATCATCACACTGTGGGTTACATAGTGGTTATACTAAGTGCCTACAACATTTACAAAGGCTTGTCTATTTTACGACCCGGAAGCGGCTGGAAGATCGCCTACACCACAATAATATGTGCCATTGCAACATTTGCGATTGTAATGGAGATTTTGCAGTTCAAGAAGAGATGGGGAAGCTTGTTCTGCAAGAAAGAGAAAGGTGTTAAAGCTGATCCAACAAATTCTATTGATGTGGtctag
- the LOC104733617 gene encoding protein SRC2-like, with the protein MTNLTLELNIKSASNLVNVNFITKMNVYVNITIHDKNSRKKQKAKTNVDRSRGSNPVWYHPFKFSVNESLVYDDRLTLVMRLVSRRSLGNIEIGRVSIPLLELLNSVKPPTYDAGNSQEMKLMIYQVRTPSGTRSGTLTFSYRFKPDLPAITNQRSVDKAAYPPPSQISHPPQLPIEFPKLSQTRDFLKHPFASRSSNDPLPISYCAVETEEAGKSKSHGLYAPPPASHQGYGRYGYASPSPVGYGYASSSYQQHPKETGLGIGIGLGAGLLGGLVMGDIVSDVANCFDD; encoded by the coding sequence ATGACAAATCTAACTCTAGAACTCAACATTAAATCTGCAAGCAACCTTGTAAATGTCAATTTCATCACAAAGATGAATGTTTACGTCAACATCACCATTCATGACAAAAATTCCCGAAAGAAACAGAAGGCAAAAACCAATGTCGATCGCTCCCGTGGATCTAACCCGGTTTGGTATCACCCATTCAAATTTTCGGTCAATGAGAGTTTGGTGTATGATGATCGCTTGACACTCGTCATGAGACTGGTATCTCGTCGATCCCTAGGCAACATAGAAATCGGAAGAGTTAGCATCCCGTTACTTGAACTTTTGAATTCAGTTAAGCCGCCAACTTACGATGCTGGTAATAGTCAAGAGATGAAACTGATGATTTATCAGGTGAGAACTCCGTCAGGTACACGGTCCGGCACTTTAACTTTCTCATACCGGTTTAAACCGGATTTACCGGCGATCACTAACCAGCGTTCTGTAGACAAGGCAGCTTATCCACCACCGTCTCAAATCTCACATCCACCACAATTGCCAATTGAGTTTCCTAAGTTGTCTCAGACGCGCGATTTTCTAAAACATCCTTTTGCTTCCCGATCAAGCAATGATCCTCTTCCAATATCCTACTGTGCTGTGGAGACGGAGGAAGCTGGTAAATCTAAGAGCCACGGACTATACGCGCCACCACCAGCTAGCCACCAAGGATATGGACGGTACGGTTATGCGTCGCCGTCACCGGTGGGATATGGATACGCAAGTTCGTCGTATCAGCAGCACCCGAAGGAGACTGGCCTTGGAATTGGAATTGGATTGGGAGCTGGGCTTTTGGGTGGGCTGGTGATGGGAGATATAGTGTCTGATGTCGCAAACTGCTTTGatgattaa
- the LOC104733619 gene encoding protein SRC2-like has translation MANLTLELNINSASDLKHVNYITKMNVYAVITLEGNKHQKKQKMKTAVDRSGGSNPNWNHAIKFFVNERLALEGRLTLVVRLFSKRILGDKDIGSIEVSLLDLLRLHTQSTSGNSNNHGMRFVTYQVKTTSKKLKGHLTFSYRFNGAHLQSGHGYHQAPTCAIPSQHVYRPYGYIPPPPPPDYGYQVYGFTGLTATIVVARVYGNMPYLRFQALLEQLKMCHFQKI, from the exons ATGGCAAATCTCACCTTAGAGCTTAACATCAACTCCGCAAGTGATCTTAAGCATGTCAACTACATCACAAAGATGAACGTTTACGCCGTCATAACCCTTGAAGGcaacaaacaccaaaagaaacagaagatgaaAACTGCTGTTGATCGCTCTGGTGGATCCAACCCCAATTGGAATCACGCTATCAAATTTTTCGTCAACGAGAGATTAGCCCTTGAAGGTCGTTTGACACTCGTCGTGAGATTGTTCTCCAAACGAATCCTCGGTGATAAAGATATTGGTAGTATTGAAGTCTCGCTACTTGATCTCTTGCGCTTACATACGCAGTCTACTAGTGGTAATAGTAACAACCATGGCATGAGGTTTGTGACGTATCAGGTGAAAACTACGTCGAAGAAACTGAAAGGTCATTTGACTTTCTCGTACCGGTTCAATGGGGCACATCTTCAGTCTGGTCACGGTTACCACCAGGCGCCAACGTGTGCTATTCCGAGTCAGCATGTGTATAGACCTTATGGTTATATACCGCCTCCACCGCCACCGGATTATGGATACCAAG tttatggTTTCACGGGTTTAACCGCAACAATTGTAGTTGCAAGAGTTTATGGAAACATGCCGTACTTAAGGTTTCAAGCCTTATTAGAACAGTTGAAAATGTGCCATTTCCAGAAGATTTAA